The Coffea arabica cultivar ET-39 chromosome 8e, Coffea Arabica ET-39 HiFi, whole genome shotgun sequence genome window below encodes:
- the LOC113704545 gene encoding aspartic proteinase CDR1-like, which produces MAAKISVFCVFSTLRFLVTLILISEFSLIEGKTGGFSVDLIHRDTQISPFHDPSKSHYEQLNNAFHRSFSRAAYFKKRTSQSDSNHALDSSAQIQSYITSKNGEYLMKVSIGTPPVDVLAIADTGSDLTWTQCKPCSQCYKQDAPFFDPHRTSTYREISCESASCAAVGTSSCDDGNNCEYRLSYGDNSYSIGSLGAETFTFKSSSGKNISIQGVVFGCGHQNDGTFNETASGIVGLGGGAVSIVTQLSKSIGGRFSYCLTPLVSESNVSSKIKFGNNAVVLGSNVVSTPLIKKNPDTFYFINLEGISVADKQIAYKNSSSSKLDNTTDEGNIIIDSGTTLTFVPQQFYDDLQSTLKESINGKQVSDPNGLLGLCYQVEDNIKLPNLVVHFTGADVVLPPTSTFIQVSEGTICLTFVPSDDIAIFGNLSQMNFLIGYDLINQKLSFLPVDCTKY; this is translated from the coding sequence ATGGCTGCAAAGATTTCTGTTTTCTGTGTCTTTTCCACGCTAAGATTCCTTGTAACCTTGATTCTTATCTCTGAATTTTCACTCATTGAAGGAAAAACTGGTGGCTTCTCTGTTGATTTAATCCATCGTGACACTCAAATATCCCCCTTTCATGATCCCTCCAAGTCACACTACGAACAACTGAATAATGCCTTTCACCGATCGTTCTCTCGAGCTGCATATTTCAAGAAACGAACTTCTCAATCTGATTCCAACCATGCACTGGATTCATCAGCACAAATCCAATCCTACATCACATCTAAGAATGGGGAATATCTAATGAAAGTATCCATTGGAACACCGCCAGTAGATGTTCTAGCAATTGCTGACACGGGCAGCGATCTGACATGGACACAATGCAAGCCTTGTAGTCAATGCTACAAGCAAGATGCCCCATTTTTCGATCCTCACAGAACATCAACCTACAGAGAAATATCATGCGAGTCTGCATCCTGTGCTGCTGTCGGAACTTCCAGTTGTGATGATGGAAACAATTGCGAGTACAGGTTGTCTTATGGAGACAATTCTTACAGTATTGGTAGTCTTGGTGCAGAAACGTTTACATTCAAGTCGAGTTCTGGAAAAAATATTTCGATCCAAGGAGTTGTTTTTGGTTGTGGGCACCAAAACGATGGCACGTTCAATGAAACTGCTTCTGGAATCGTTGGACTTGGAGGGGGAGCAGTTTCTATAGTCACGCAATTGAGcaaatcaattggtggaagatTTTCCTACTGCTTGACGCCTTTGGTTTCTGAATCAAACGTTTCAAGCAAGATCAAATTTGGCAACAATGCTGTAGTTTTGGGCTCTAACGTAGTTTCAACTCCATTGATCAAGAAAAATCCGGACACTTTCTACTTTATCAATCTTGAAGGCATTAGTGTTGCAGATAAGCAGATTGCATACAAAAATTCGTCCTCGTCCAAGTTGGATAACACCACTGACGAGGGGAATATAATTATAGATTCTGGAACAACCTTAACATTCGTCCCTCaacaattttatgatgatttgcaATCTACATTGAAGGAATCCATCAATGGTAAACAGGTATCCGATCCAAATGGCCTCTTGGGCCTTTGCTATCAGGTGGAGGATAACATCAAGTTGCCAAATCTTGTGGTACACTTTACTGGTGCAGATGTTGTATTGCCTCCAACTAGTACATTCATTCAAGTGAGTGAAGGGACAATTTGTCTCACATTTGTTCCTTCCGATGATATTGCCATTTTCGGAAACTTGTCGCAGATGAATTTTCTTATTGGATATGATCTTATAAACCAGAAGCTCTCCTTCTTGCCAGTTGATTGTACCAAATATTAG
- the LOC140012670 gene encoding pentatricopeptide repeat-containing protein At4g04370-like produces the protein MISGLVQNERADTALEVFRLMLISGAMPSSATLASAIAACAQLVSYKLGTSLHGYIMRQNIAVDVPFQNALVTMYAKCGYLDQSFVVFQMMQERDVVSWNAIVAANAQNGKLREAFCLFNEMRTALIKPDSVSVVCLLQACASIGAYQQGKWIHTFVIRSCLEPCIRIDTALVDMYCKCGNLAIARKCFDNMPLHDIVSWSIIILENLY, from the coding sequence ATGATATCAGGGCTTGTACAGAATGAGCGTGCTGATACAGCATTGGAAGTCTTTAGGCTGATGTTAATTTCTGGAGCGATGCCATCCAGTGCTACATTGGCGAGTGCTATTGCAGCTTGTGCTCAGTTGGTGTCATATAAACTAGGGACTTCACTTCATGGCTATATCATGAGGCAAAATATAGCTGTTGATGTTCCTTTCCAAAATGCACTTGTTACTATGTATGCGAAGTGTGGCTACCTAGATCAAAGTTTTGTGGTTTTTCAGATGATGCAGGAAAGAGATGTTGTATCCTGGAATGCAATTGTTGCTGCTAATGCTCAAAATGGGAAATTAAGAGAAGCTTTCTGTTTGTTTAATGAAATGAGAACAGCTCTTATAAAGCCTGATTCAGTCAGTGTTGTCTGTCTTCTTCAAGCTTGTGCTTCTATAGGGGCATACCAGCAAGGGAAGTGGATTCACACCTTTGTCATTAGAAGCTGTCTTGAACCATGCATTAGGATTGACACAGCTTTGGTTGATATGTATTGTAAATGCGGTAACTTGGCTATTGCTAGGAAGTGTTTTGATAACATGCCACTGCATGACATAGTTTCGTGGAGTATAATTATTTTGGAGAATTTGTATTAG